The following is a genomic window from Pelomonas sp. SE-A7.
TTAACCCTTGAATTTGCTGCTCACAAACACCGAGGCGCCCAGATTTGCCTTTCGATTCAAGCCGAACCATGCCGCCGGCCCTGTCGATTCGGCGGTCGGCCAGCCGCAGCGGCACCCCTGCGCCCGGTATTCAGATCCGCGAAAACCCGAAGCACCGGCCGACTATGAATTCTTGTTAAGGCCCTGGATCGAAAATCTCATGCCGCGACTGGCGGCCCGCCCGCCTTGCCCCCTTACAAGCTCGTCCATGCAACGTCCGTCCGCCGAGACCATCAGCCCCGATGAAGTCGAGAACTTCATCCGGCGCCGCCTGAGCCTGCGCCACCTGCGCATGTTGCTGGCGCTCAACGCCACCGGCACTATCAGCGCCGCCGCCGAATCCCTGCACGTCACCCAGCCAGCCGTCAGCAAGGCCCTGGCCGAAATCGAGGGCGGCGTGGGCCAGGCCCTGTTCGCCCGCCGCGGCCGCAGCCTGCGCCCGACGGCCATGGGCCAGCGCCTGGTGGACCTGGCGCTCAAGCTCGATGCCGACCTCAGGCGCGGCGCGGGCGACCTGGGCTCGATGGCCCGCGGCGCCTCGGGTGAGCTGCTGGTCGGCTCGACCAATGCCGCCCTGGCCAAGATCCTGCCGGAGGCCATAGTCGCGATGAAGGCCGAGCATCCGTCGGTGACCATCAGCGTGCGCACCCATGCACTCAGCAGCCTGTTCGCCGAGCTGCGCGAAGGCCGGCTGGACCTGGTGATCGCCCGCGTACCACCGCAGGAGCTGCCGGCCGATCTGGAGAGCTCGCGGCTGATCGAGCAGACCCAGGTGCTGACCATCAGCAGCATCCATCCGCTGGCCAAGGCCGGTCCGGTGGGCTGGGAGACGCTGACCCGCCAGGCCTGGATCTGGGAACTGCCCGGCACCCGCTCGCGGGCGCTGCAGGACCGCATGTGGCAGGGCCTGGGCCTGCCGCTGCCGACCAATGTGATCGAAACCGGCGACCTGATGCTGGCCCTGAGCCTGATGAAGCGCATGCCGCTGCTGATGGTGATGCCCCAGCATGTGGCGCGGGTGGCGGCCCAGACCGGCGTGCTGAACATCCTGCCGCTGGCCATGGACTCCGGACTGTCCGACCTGACCGCCTGGCATCTGCGCGAACCGCAGGGCGAACTGGTGCTGCGTTTCAAGCAGCTGCTGCTGGAGGCCGCCCAGGCCTCGGTCTGATCCGAGCCGGCCGGCCGGCCGGGCGACAGCCGCCCCGATAATGCGGGCATTCCCGAACCGGAGCCCCGCGCCATGTTCCAGCACGTCGACGCCTATGCAGGCGACCCCATCCTCAGCCTCAACGAGGCTTTTCAGAAGGACCCACGGCAGAACAAGATCAATCTGTCGATAGGCATCTATTTCGACGACGACGGCCGCATCCCCATGCTGGACTCGGTGCGCAAGGCCGAGCTGGCCGTGGTGGCCGATGCCGGTGCCCGGCCCTACCTGCCGATGGAAGGCGCGGCCAATTTCCGCGAGGCGGTCCAGGCCCTGCTGTTCGGTGCCGAGCATCCGGCGCGCAAGGAAGGACGCATCGTCACCATCCAGAGCGTGGGCTCCAGCGGCGGCCTCAAGGTCGGTGCCGACTTCATCAAGCGCTACTTCCCGGCCAGCCCCATCTATGTCTCCGACCCGACCTGGGACAACCACCGCGCCGTCTTCGAAGGCTCGGGTATCGAGGTCAAGACCTACCCCTATTACGACGCGTCCACCGGCGGTGTGCGCTTCGCCGAGATGCTGGAGGCGATCCGCGCCCTGCCGGCCAAGAGCGTGGTGCTGCTGCACGCCTGCTGCCACAACCCCACCGGTGTGGACCTGAGCCCGCTGCAGTGGGACGAGCTGATCCCGGTGCTGCAGGAGCGCGAGCTGCTGCCCTTCCTGGACCTGGCTTACCAGGGCTATGGCGACGGCCTCGACGAAGACGCGTTCGCGATCCGCGCCATGCTGGATGCCGGCCTCTCGTTCTTCGTCGCCAACAGCTTCTCCAAGAGCATGAGCCTGTATGGCGAGCGCTGCGGCGCGCTGAGCGTTGTCTGCCCCGACGCCGCCCAGGCCCAGCTGGTGCTCGGTCAGCTGAAGTTCATGATCCGCCGCAACTATTCCAACCCGCCGCTGCACGGCGGCCAGGTCGTCGCCCGGGTGCTGAGCGATCCGGCGCTGCGCACGCTGTGGGAGGGCGAGGTGGCCGAGATGCGTGTGCGCATCCACGCCATGCGCAATGCGCTGTACGAGGTGCTGGCCGCCAAGCTGCCGGGCCGCAACTTCGACTACTTCCTGACCCAGCGCGGCATGTTCAGCTACACCGGCATGAGCCCCGAGCAGGTGGATCGCCTGAGGAACGAATTCGGCGTCTACCTGGTGCGCTCGGGCCGCATGTGCGTGGCCGGGCTCAACACCAAGAACGTCGAAGCCACGGCCCAGGCCATGGCCGCCGTGCTGGGCTGAGACGCCGCCAACCCAGCTGAATCATCCGGGCCGCGATATGCGGCCCGGTTATAGGCGGCGGCGCCGCTTTCATTGGCCCAGGGCCGGTCTGTTCCTTACGCTGCGAAAGCTGTAATCGGATGGAATCGGCCCAGGGCACGGATGAAACATTGTGTGGTGATCGGCGGCGGCGTGGTCGGACTGACCTCGGCCTGGGCACTCGCCGAACGTGGCCATGCGGTCACGTTGATCGAACGTGAACGCGAGGTGGCGCTGGGAGCCAGCCATGCCAATGGCGGACAGCTGAGCTATCGCTACGTCTCGCCGCTGGCCGATGAGGGCGTGCCCCTGAAGGCCCTGCGCTGGCTGCTGGACCCCGACGGCCCGCTGCGCTTCAAGCCCGAGGCCAGCTGGCAGCAGTGGTCCTGGATGCTGGCCTTTCTGCGCGCCTGCCGCGCCCCGGTGAATCGCCGCATGACCGAGAAGCTGCTGGCCCTGGGCGCCTTCAGCCAGTCGGCCTTCTCGCAGCTGCACCAGGCCACCCGGCTGGACGGCATTGCGCTGCGCGCGCCGGGCAAGCTGGTGGTCTACCGCAAGGACGAGGAATTCGCCCGCGTGGCCGGCCGGGTCCGGGCCCAGGCCGGCTCGCTGGAACAGGCGCTCAGCCATGACGAATGCGTGGCCCTGGAACCGGCGCTGGGCTACAGCGACACCCAGCTCGCGGGCGGCATCTTCACGCCCGGCGAGGCGGTGGCGGACTGCAAGCAGTTCTGCCTGCAGCTGGCCAAGGCCTTGCAGCAGCACCCCAATTTCCGCGGCTTCCAGCAGGCCGAGGTGAGCGGCTTCCTGCAACGCGGCGGCGACAGCATCGCCGCGGTGCGCACGTCCAAGGGCGAGATCGCCGCCGACCAGGTGGTGCTGGCCGCCGGCCTGCAGAGCCGCCCGCTCGCCGCGCAGCTGGGCATCAGGCTGCCGCTCTATCCCCTCAAGGGCTACAGCCTGACCGCACCCATCGCCGAGGGTCATCATCCGCCCGAGGTCAGCGTCACCGATTTCGAGAAGAAGATCCTGTACGCCCGCATAGGCGACCAGCTGCGCATCGCCGCCATGGTGGACCTGGTCGGCGAAGACGACAGCATCGACCCGCGCCGCATCGCTTCGCTGCACAAGGCGGTGCGGGCCACGTTCCCCAAGGCGGCCGACTACGACCAGGCCATCGCCTGGGCCGGCCTGCGTCCTGCCACGCCTTCGGGCGCACCCATCGTCGGCGCCACGCCGGTCTCCAACCTGTGGCTCAACGTGGGCCATGGTGCCCTGGGCTTCACCTTCTCCTTCGCCACCGCCGACATCGTGGCCGAGCTGGTCTCCGGCCGCAGCAGCCCGGTGGCGCTGGACGGCTTGCAGCTGGCGGCATGAGCCCCGCCCGGCCGCCCGTAGGGGCTCGCTCCCGCTTGGCGGGACAGCGCCAAGCGCGAAGGGTGCAGACATGAATTCGGCACAGCTGGCCGAGGCCTTGCTTGAGGCCGTTCGTGCGCAGCAATTCGAGCTGACGAACGACAAGCTGCAGGACGGACGGCCGCTGGGCCTGATGCCCAGCATCGACCTGGCGGTCGCGGCCTTCCCCGCCGAAGGCACCCCGGTCTGGGCCAATGTGCTGTTCTCGCGCGAGCATCCGCAAGGCCTGGTCGCGAGCTTCGACGGCAGTGCCGGGCCGGTGAACAACGTCCACTACCTCGCCGACCAGCAGGATGCCGAGCAGCGCTCGCCCGCCTGGTTGCCGGGGGCCGACTGGTCGCGCCTCGATTGGCAGACCCTGGCCGGCCAGCCGGGCCAGCCGCGTGTCGTGGCGCCCTACCCGGCCTCGCTGATCAAGCTGATGGTGATGGTCGCCGTCGCCCACCAGGTCGACCTGGGCCGCTGCCGCTGGGAACAGGACTGGCGCTGGCAGCAGCGCGGCCGCCGCGTGCTGGACTGGGCCTTCGACATGACCGTGGTCAGCTGCAACGACGCGACCTCGGCCCTGGTCGCCCTGCTGCATGAACTCGGTGCCCTGGGCGGCGAGCACAACGAGGTCGAACAGCTGTTCCAGCGCTTCGGCCTGGGCACGCTGCGCTTCGCCGACACCCGTGCCGACGGCGGCTGGCGCAATGCCGACGGCGCCGGAGTCGGCCATCTGCAGATGACGGCCTGGGACGCGCTGCGCCTGCTGTGGCTGATCGACCCCGATGCGCCGCCGGCTCCGTGGCTGCCGGCAGGCCAAACGCCGATGCTGAGTGCCAAGCAGACGGCGGCGGTGCTTTATTGCCTGCGCGAGCAGGGCCTGCACGAAATGCTGTCCAGCACCGTGCTGGCCGGCGTGCCAGGCTGGGTGCCCGGCCTGCCCGCCCGGGTGCCGGCGCGCTGGCTGCAGAGCGACGGCTCGGCCCGGCTGGCCGAGGACCGCGCCTATCCGGCCGACCTGCGCCAGGCCCAGGCGAACGCCTCGCTGGAGTTCCTGCACAAGACCGGCAATACCGAGAACTACGGCTCCGACGCGGGCATCGCCCGCGGCCTCGGCCGGGCCCGTCGCCACTACCTGATAGCCTTGACCAGCAGCCTGGGCCGTCGCTTCTCGCCGGGCGAGCCTTGCGCCACGACCTGGCGCCTGGCCGCCCTGGGCGCCCGCATCGACGCGCAGCTGCGCACCTGGTTCGGAGACTGACGCAGTACCCATGCCCCAAATCGACCGACTGCTGATCCCCGCGCTGGGCGAAGGCGCCACCCTGGGCCTGATCGCCCCGGCCGGCCCGCCCAAGCCCGGCACGCTGGAACAGATCCCGGCCCTGCTGCAGCGCCACGGCTTCAAGCTCAAGCAGTTCCCCGGCTGTGCCGGACCGACCGCGCTGGGCTTCCTGGCCGCCGACGACCGCCAGCGCCTGGACGACCTGCACGCCGCCTTTGCCGATCCCGAGGTCGATGCCGTGCTGTGCGCCCGCGGTGGCTATGGCTGCGCGAGGCTGCTGGACCAGATCGACGGAGAGCTGCTGAGCCGCCATCCCAAGCTGCTGATCGGCTACAGCGACATCACCAGCCTGCACGGCCTGCGCGACCACCTGGACCTGCCCGGCCTGCACGCGCCCATGCCGGCCTCCGACCTCTTGCATGCCGAAGCCGGTCCGGACGCCGACGCGCTGTTCGTCCTGCTGAAGCAGGGCCTGCGCGTCGGTGACCGGCTGGCGCCTTCGTTCGCCGCACATCCGCTTTCGCAAGGCCGCGAGGCCGCGGGCCGGCTGATAGGCGGCAACCTGGCGGTGTTCACCGCACTGGCCGGCACCCGCTGGGCGCCGCGGGCCGAGGGCGCGATCCTGTTCTTCGAGGACATTGCCGAAGAGCCCTACCGGGTCGACCGCCTGCTGGCCCAGCTGCGCCTGAGTGGCGTGCTGGATGCCGCGGCCGGCTTCCTGATCGGCAGCTTCAGTGACGCCGAGTCGCCCGACGCCGTGCTGGCCGACTACCTGCGCCCGCTGGGCAAGCCCATCCTCGCCGGCTGGCCCTCGGGCCATTGCCGTCCGAACGCGCCGCTGCCGCTGGGCCTGAGGGTGCGCATGGATGTGGCCGGGCAAGCCCTGACCCTGCTCGGCTGAAGCGCCGCCCCCAACAAAGAACAAGCCCCGCCTGGCTCGCGCCGGCGGGGCTCTTTTTTGGGCGGGTCCGCCGCAGCGGACCCGGTGCTCGATCAGAAGAACTCGTACTTGACCGAGGCCTGCAGCGTGCGGCCGCGCGGGTCGGCCACGCGCGGATCCCAGCCGGCACCGATCACGCCGTCGACGTTGTGCCAGGTGAACGGCGGCTGCTTGTCGAACAGGTTGATGACGCCGGCGGTGATCGTCATGTTCTTGATGCCGCTGTAAGTGGTGAACAGGTTGAACGTGGTGTAGCTGCTGACGTTGCGCTTGACCTCGCCCGTGCTGCGGTAAGCGGTCATGTCCTCGTCCTCGTAGCCGTCCTTGTAGGTGGCCGAGACGGTGCTGGTCCACTTGCCCTGCTTCCATTCCAGGCTGCCCGTGCCCTTCCAGGGCAGGTACAGGGTGGTGGCGTTCCACTTGCCCACGTACTGCACCAGCGGCGCGTTGTCGATCAGGCGCTCCTTGTGGCTGATCATCTTGGTGAGGTTCAGCTTGGCGGTCAGGCGGCCATCGCCTATCAGGGTGCGGTGGACCAGGCCCATGTCGATGCCCTTGGTCTGGCTGGCCGATGCATTCACCCAGCCGGCCTGGATGTAGCTGACATTGCCGCTGCCGTCACGAATGAAGTTGTCCTTGAACAGGTCGTAGTTCGTGATCATCTGGGTCACGCTGAGCGTGCGGATCCGATCCTCGAGCTTGACCTGCCAGTAGTCGGCAAACACCTGCATGTTGCTCATGGGCTCGAACACCACGCCCAGGGTGGCCTGCTTGCTCTCTTCAGGCTTGAGCAGCGGGTTGCCGCCGGTGCGGTACAGCACGCCGCTGCGGGCGCACTGGGTCGGGTCGACCGGGCAGCGCACCGGGTCGTTGAACACGCCGGTCAGCGTGTTCTCGAGCACGCCCAGGTTCAGCTGCTGGGGCGTGGGAGCGCGGAAGCCCGTGTTGGCCGAGCCGCGGATCAGCAGCTCCTTCATCGGCGTGAACTTGAAGGCGATCTTGGGATTGGTCGTGCTGCCGATCTGCGAGTACTTGTCGGTCCGCACGGCCAGCTGCAGTTCCAGGTTGGTGAACACCGGCACCAGCAATTCGGCGTAGGCCGCCTTGATGGTGCGCTCCTGGTCGGGCGACTTGGCATTGCTGGCGCAGCCCATCACGGCGTTCTTCACCAGCAGGTTGGCGGCCGAGAAGGTGTCGCGGCAGGCGATCTGGTCTTCGATCGAGCCGGAGAAGCCGTAGAACTCCTTGCGGTAGTCAAAGCCCACGGCGAAGTCCAGCGAACCGGCCGGCAGCTTCATCAGCGAACCCGACAGGGCGCCGTCGAACTGGGTCACCTTGGTCTTGCCGCCGAAGATGCGGCCGCGCGCCTTCGTGTCCTCGATCAGCTTCATGACCTCGGGCGTCTGGCTCTGGCCCGGCAGCAGGAAGGGGTTGTACTTGCCGCTGGCCAGCAGGTCCACCAGCTTCTGGGTGTAGGCATAGCCGTCGTACAGATAGGCCGAGCCCTTGGCCTCGCCCTTGGAGACGCCGAGCTTGTAGTCGTAGCCGAAGACCTCGCCGTCCAGGCCGGCGGCCAGGCGCTTGTTCTCCGAGCGGTTCTCGACGGTGCGATAGCCCCAGTCCCACATGCGCAGACGGTAGGCGATGGGCTTGGTCGGGTCGAAGTCGTTCGCTCCGATCAGCGCCTTCATGTTCAGGTAATACGGGCCGTTCACCGGGTAGTTGGTGATGGCATTGGTGCTGGTGCTGAACTGGTAGGGCGTGAACTCGGAACGCACGTCGGTGCGCGAGCCGTTGAACTCGACGAAGGCCGTGTCCGTGTCGGTCACCGCGAAATTGGCGCGGGTCAGCAGGTTGTAGCCTTCCTTGGGAGGCGTCAGCATGAACTGGCGACCGTAGTCGGTGGCGCAGCGGTACTGGCTGTTGGCCTTGGTGTAGCCGAACTTGTCCCACAGCGTGATGTTGGTCGACAGCGGCACGCCGAACGGCACCTGGTCGCACTGGTTGCGGTAGGCCAGCAGGTTCAGGTTGGTGTACTTGGTCGCGTCGCCGGTACCGATGGTCGTACCGGTCGTGGCCAGGGCGGTGCCGGCCGAGGCAATGATGTTGGCGTGCGGCGCGCTGGTGGTGTCGGGCGACAGGCCCATGGCCGGCTGGTAGCCCGTGGCCCATTCGCGGTCGATGCCGCGCAGGATGGTGTTGCGGTCGGCCGTGAGGCTGGCCATCACGTTGAAGCGGTCCTTCTCCAGCGTGCCGACGCCACCGGAGATCGAGGCCCGCTTGGTCATGCCGCCGCCCGACTGCATCGGGTTGCTGACGTTCACGCGCAGGGCCGCGCCCTGGTAGTTCTTCTTCAGGATGAAGTTGATGACGCCGCCGATGGCGTCCGTGCCGTAGATGGCCGAGGCGCCGTCCTTGAGGATTTCGACCCGCTCCACCGCTTCGATCGGGATTGCGTTCAGGTCCACCGCGCCGCCCGACATGCCGTGCGTCGAAACGCGGCGGCCGTTCAGCAGCACCAGGGTACCGGTCGGGCCCAGGCCGCGCAGGTTGGCGAAGGAGGAGCCGCCGGTCAGACGGTCCTGGTCGGCGCCGAACACGCTGTTGCGCGAGGTCGCGTTGTCCACGTTGGCCGAGTTCTCGCCCAGCGAGTTCAGCAGCTCTTCGGCCGACTGGGCGCCCGTGTTGCGGATCTCGTCGGCCGAGATCACCTGCAGCGGCAGGGCGGTCTGGTTCACGCGCTTGATGCTGGAGCCGGTCACCTCGACCTTCTCGATCTTGGTCGGGGCGCTGGTCTGGGCCAGCGCCACGCCTATCAACTGGGTACCGAGGCCAACGACGGCAAGGTGGTGCGCGAGCTTGTTCAACTTCATGGGGCTGCTCCTGGTGATGCGAGTCCGGACATGGTTTCCGAACCTGAACTTCTATTGCGGATCGGTAACGATGATCGGGGACCGCACAAGGGCTGCCCATAGGGCTGGACCGTAGCTGTTGCGCCCAGTTCACTGAATGCTTGACGGCTCCTCATAACCCAGCGGAATGCAAGCCGGCCAAGCCGTCAGCGCGAGCTGCGGCGGCAGGCTCTACATTGGCGCCAGTCCCCTTCAGACCGCCCCTGTTCCATGCAATTGATCACCGAAGCCCAGGTCGCCTCCGTGCTGACGCTGCCGACCGCCACCGAGGCCCTGCGCCGGGCCTTCACCCAGTTCGGCCAGGGCCAGGGCGCCGTGCTGGCCCGCCACCGCGCCGCTGCCGAAGCGGCCGACGGCGCGCCGCTGCTGGTCAGCGCCATGGGCGCCCTGCTGCCGCAGCTGGGCGTGCTTGGCACCAAGGTCTATTCGACCCGCAGCGGCCAGTTCCAGTTCCTGATCAACCTGTTCTCGACCACGACCGGCGAGCCCTTGGCCACGCTGGAGGCCAACGAGCTGACCCGGCTGCGCACCGCGGCCAGCACGGCCGTGGCGGTCGATGCGCTGGCCCGCCCAGATGCCAAGGTGCTGGCGATCTACGGCGCCGGCACCCAGGCCCGCGTCCATGCCGAGGCCCTGCTGCCGCTGCGCCGCTTCGAGCGCGTGCTGGTCTGCGCCCGCAGCGGCGCTCCCGAATTCGCCGCCGAGCTGGCCGGGCAGCATGGCCTCAGCTGCGTGGCGGTCGACGCCGCCAGCGCTGCCAGCCAGGCCGATGTGGTCGTCACCTGCACCCGCTCGACCGAGCCCTTGTTCGACGGCGCCCTGCTGCGGCCCGGCACCCTGGTGGCCGCGGTCGGCTCCAGCAAGCCGGCTGCCCGCGAGCTGGACGACGCCCTGCTGGCCCGCGCCAGCCTGATCGCCGTCGAATGGAAGCCGGCCGCCGAGACCGAGGCCGGCGAGTTCTGCCGCGCCGCACCGGGCGTGATCGACGCTTCCAAGGTGGCCGAGCTGGGCCAGCTGCTGGCCCTGCCGCGCGCCATCGATCCGGCCGCCGTCGTGGTCTACAAGAGCGTGGGCATTGGCCTCGAGGACGTGGCCATTGCCCACCAGGTCTACCAGGCGCTGCAAGCCGCATGAACAATCCGATGATGAAGACCCGACTCCAGACCGCCCTGCTGCTCGGCGGCGCCCTGCTGCTCAGCGCCTGCGCCTCGCTGCGCCAGAGCCAGGAGATCCCGGCCCCGGTCAAGGAGGCCTTGACCAAAGCCGCCCTGCCGGACAACGCCCTTGCCGCCGTGGTTCTGCCGCTGGATGCGCGCGAAAGCGGCCTGCGCCTGCAGCCGCAAAGGCCGATGTCGCCGGGCTCGACGATGAAGCTGGTGACGGCCATCGTCGGCCTCGACAAGCTGGGCCCCAACTGGCGCGGCCGCACCGAGCTGCTGGCTACTGCGGCGCCGCAGGGCGACACGCTCCCCGGTCCGCTCTACCTGCGTGGCGGTGCCGATACCGACCTCGACTGGGGCGCCCTTGCCATGCTGCTGCGCCAGCTGCGCGAGCAGGGCGTGCGCCAGATCCAGGGCGGCCTGGTGGTGGACCGCACGCTGTTCAAGCCGGCCCGCATCGACATCGGCGTGCCGCCCTTCGATGAGGCACCCGAGTTCCAGTACAACGTGATCCCGGACGCGCTCTACCTCAACGGCGTGATGCTGGGCCTGCAGCTGCAAAGCGATGGCGAGCGCCTGGCCGTGGCCCGACTCAGCCCGGGCTGGGCCGGACTCGAGGTCGATGCCAGCGGCCTGAACCTGAACGATGCCGCCTGCAAGGACTGGGACAGCAAGGGCTGGAAGATTCCGCAGCTGGCCAACGAGGGGCGCAAGCTGCTGCTGCTGGGCCAGTACCCGCGCAACTGCAGCCAGTCCACCGAGATCAATTCGCT
Proteins encoded in this region:
- a CDS encoding LysR substrate-binding domain-containing protein, producing the protein MQRPSAETISPDEVENFIRRRLSLRHLRMLLALNATGTISAAAESLHVTQPAVSKALAEIEGGVGQALFARRGRSLRPTAMGQRLVDLALKLDADLRRGAGDLGSMARGASGELLVGSTNAALAKILPEAIVAMKAEHPSVTISVRTHALSSLFAELREGRLDLVIARVPPQELPADLESSRLIEQTQVLTISSIHPLAKAGPVGWETLTRQAWIWELPGTRSRALQDRMWQGLGLPLPTNVIETGDLMLALSLMKRMPLLMVMPQHVARVAAQTGVLNILPLAMDSGLSDLTAWHLREPQGELVLRFKQLLLEAAQASV
- a CDS encoding amino acid aminotransferase, whose amino-acid sequence is MFQHVDAYAGDPILSLNEAFQKDPRQNKINLSIGIYFDDDGRIPMLDSVRKAELAVVADAGARPYLPMEGAANFREAVQALLFGAEHPARKEGRIVTIQSVGSSGGLKVGADFIKRYFPASPIYVSDPTWDNHRAVFEGSGIEVKTYPYYDASTGGVRFAEMLEAIRALPAKSVVLLHACCHNPTGVDLSPLQWDELIPVLQERELLPFLDLAYQGYGDGLDEDAFAIRAMLDAGLSFFVANSFSKSMSLYGERCGALSVVCPDAAQAQLVLGQLKFMIRRNYSNPPLHGGQVVARVLSDPALRTLWEGEVAEMRVRIHAMRNALYEVLAAKLPGRNFDYFLTQRGMFSYTGMSPEQVDRLRNEFGVYLVRSGRMCVAGLNTKNVEATAQAMAAVLG
- a CDS encoding D-amino acid dehydrogenase, whose protein sequence is MKHCVVIGGGVVGLTSAWALAERGHAVTLIEREREVALGASHANGGQLSYRYVSPLADEGVPLKALRWLLDPDGPLRFKPEASWQQWSWMLAFLRACRAPVNRRMTEKLLALGAFSQSAFSQLHQATRLDGIALRAPGKLVVYRKDEEFARVAGRVRAQAGSLEQALSHDECVALEPALGYSDTQLAGGIFTPGEAVADCKQFCLQLAKALQQHPNFRGFQQAEVSGFLQRGGDSIAAVRTSKGEIAADQVVLAAGLQSRPLAAQLGIRLPLYPLKGYSLTAPIAEGHHPPEVSVTDFEKKILYARIGDQLRIAAMVDLVGEDDSIDPRRIASLHKAVRATFPKAADYDQAIAWAGLRPATPSGAPIVGATPVSNLWLNVGHGALGFTFSFATADIVAELVSGRSSPVALDGLQLAA
- a CDS encoding serine hydrolase; this translates as MNSAQLAEALLEAVRAQQFELTNDKLQDGRPLGLMPSIDLAVAAFPAEGTPVWANVLFSREHPQGLVASFDGSAGPVNNVHYLADQQDAEQRSPAWLPGADWSRLDWQTLAGQPGQPRVVAPYPASLIKLMVMVAVAHQVDLGRCRWEQDWRWQQRGRRVLDWAFDMTVVSCNDATSALVALLHELGALGGEHNEVEQLFQRFGLGTLRFADTRADGGWRNADGAGVGHLQMTAWDALRLLWLIDPDAPPAPWLPAGQTPMLSAKQTAAVLYCLREQGLHEMLSSTVLAGVPGWVPGLPARVPARWLQSDGSARLAEDRAYPADLRQAQANASLEFLHKTGNTENYGSDAGIARGLGRARRHYLIALTSSLGRRFSPGEPCATTWRLAALGARIDAQLRTWFGD
- a CDS encoding LD-carboxypeptidase translates to MPQIDRLLIPALGEGATLGLIAPAGPPKPGTLEQIPALLQRHGFKLKQFPGCAGPTALGFLAADDRQRLDDLHAAFADPEVDAVLCARGGYGCARLLDQIDGELLSRHPKLLIGYSDITSLHGLRDHLDLPGLHAPMPASDLLHAEAGPDADALFVLLKQGLRVGDRLAPSFAAHPLSQGREAAGRLIGGNLAVFTALAGTRWAPRAEGAILFFEDIAEEPYRVDRLLAQLRLSGVLDAAAGFLIGSFSDAESPDAVLADYLRPLGKPILAGWPSGHCRPNAPLPLGLRVRMDVAGQALTLLG
- a CDS encoding TonB-dependent receptor translates to MKLNKLAHHLAVVGLGTQLIGVALAQTSAPTKIEKVEVTGSSIKRVNQTALPLQVISADEIRNTGAQSAEELLNSLGENSANVDNATSRNSVFGADQDRLTGGSSFANLRGLGPTGTLVLLNGRRVSTHGMSGGAVDLNAIPIEAVERVEILKDGASAIYGTDAIGGVINFILKKNYQGAALRVNVSNPMQSGGGMTKRASISGGVGTLEKDRFNVMASLTADRNTILRGIDREWATGYQPAMGLSPDTTSAPHANIIASAGTALATTGTTIGTGDATKYTNLNLLAYRNQCDQVPFGVPLSTNITLWDKFGYTKANSQYRCATDYGRQFMLTPPKEGYNLLTRANFAVTDTDTAFVEFNGSRTDVRSEFTPYQFSTSTNAITNYPVNGPYYLNMKALIGANDFDPTKPIAYRLRMWDWGYRTVENRSENKRLAAGLDGEVFGYDYKLGVSKGEAKGSAYLYDGYAYTQKLVDLLASGKYNPFLLPGQSQTPEVMKLIEDTKARGRIFGGKTKVTQFDGALSGSLMKLPAGSLDFAVGFDYRKEFYGFSGSIEDQIACRDTFSAANLLVKNAVMGCASNAKSPDQERTIKAAYAELLVPVFTNLELQLAVRTDKYSQIGSTTNPKIAFKFTPMKELLIRGSANTGFRAPTPQQLNLGVLENTLTGVFNDPVRCPVDPTQCARSGVLYRTGGNPLLKPEESKQATLGVVFEPMSNMQVFADYWQVKLEDRIRTLSVTQMITNYDLFKDNFIRDGSGNVSYIQAGWVNASASQTKGIDMGLVHRTLIGDGRLTAKLNLTKMISHKERLIDNAPLVQYVGKWNATTLYLPWKGTGSLEWKQGKWTSTVSATYKDGYEDEDMTAYRSTGEVKRNVSSYTTFNLFTTYSGIKNMTITAGVINLFDKQPPFTWHNVDGVIGAGWDPRVADPRGRTLQASVKYEFF
- a CDS encoding ornithine cyclodeaminase family protein, giving the protein MQLITEAQVASVLTLPTATEALRRAFTQFGQGQGAVLARHRAAAEAADGAPLLVSAMGALLPQLGVLGTKVYSTRSGQFQFLINLFSTTTGEPLATLEANELTRLRTAASTAVAVDALARPDAKVLAIYGAGTQARVHAEALLPLRRFERVLVCARSGAPEFAAELAGQHGLSCVAVDAASAASQADVVVTCTRSTEPLFDGALLRPGTLVAAVGSSKPAARELDDALLARASLIAVEWKPAAETEAGEFCRAAPGVIDASKVAELGQLLALPRAIDPAAVVVYKSVGIGLEDVAIAHQVYQALQAA
- the dacB gene encoding D-alanyl-D-alanine carboxypeptidase/D-alanyl-D-alanine-endopeptidase, whose product is MNNPMMKTRLQTALLLGGALLLSACASLRQSQEIPAPVKEALTKAALPDNALAAVVLPLDARESGLRLQPQRPMSPGSTMKLVTAIVGLDKLGPNWRGRTELLATAAPQGDTLPGPLYLRGGADTDLDWGALAMLLRQLREQGVRQIQGGLVVDRTLFKPARIDIGVPPFDEAPEFQYNVIPDALYLNGVMLGLQLQSDGERLAVARLSPGWAGLEVDASGLNLNDAACKDWDSKGWKIPQLANEGRKLLLLGQYPRNCSQSTEINSLERQAVTAAAVRQLWRELGGEIGPGDVEGATPAGAKVLATHQGRPLAEVIRGMMKRSDNPLTRLVYLSLGAKAAQGEEETRAAAERTVREWFAAKGIATQGLVLENGSGLSRSERISPAQMAALLLAAQDGPWLAELQQSLPIAGYDGTMARRLKGTPAEIRARLKTGTLRDAVGLAGFVPDSQGRVWVVAAMVNDEKAAAKGRPVLDALIDWVSRQ